The genomic window CTGTAAATGCACAAGATCAAAGGCATGGAAGAAAATTACTGTGATGAAGAACCATGATTGCATGCACCACTTGATACAGTTGAAGACAAACCTGGCCACAATGCTGGaccttcaaatgaaaaaaaaatcaattatttaatgTAGTCATAAACATgacaaaaataatctaatatcaaAGCTATTTCAAGTACATATGAGATGATAATTTCCCAGGAGCAGAAGTTTTACCATTGTTCTTGGATTGACAGATTGTATGCCGTTGATCTAGTTGACTTACAGTTGTTGTCAGCCCCAATGCAATGTCTGGCTTTCTCTCAAGTGAGGTCTCCAACCGTGTGGAGTGCTTCACTTTGCTGCAAGCCCAAAAAATGTAacgaataaataaacaaatgccTTGAAGCTATAAATAAAGCAATGTATTTAACATAACCAccaaatgaaaaaggaaaaagaaaagcatacgGAGTATTTCGGTATTGCTCAGGGGCAATGAAAAGATTGATAGAATTGCACAATGACTTTAGCTCCTCCTGTTTAGCCAAAATAGGGGGCAGATTCATTTGAGTAGCACGACTGCCTAATTCACCTTGGATTTTATCAGTGGGCAGATAAGGTCGTTCTTGAGCACCAGGCTTGTTCAAATAATCAACTCTAGGAGTTTCGTCAAGCAATGTTTTCTCAGCAGCCTCGTCAATTCTCCGGAGGGAAATTAGATTCAAGTCCTCTTTTACAGCTACAGAATTCCATAAACAACATACTTACAACACAAAAagtacaacaacaaaaaatggagaaaaataacaaaaagaatctTCAAAATCAGGGGAATTAGTCTCACTGGGCTCTTGCAATGTTGAAGGACTTGCATCCAAAGAAGTATTATCCAATTTACAGTCATTTTTAGGTTCTTCGTTGTCAGTGAACATTCCTGCCAAAGAATATAAGGTCTCCACAACTTCTTCCTCGTCTTTGGTTATTGGCCCACGGACACTCTGTTCTCTGGACCAGTCTGGGCTTGGTTGTTTCTACAAAAGcattttttgctttatataaattaaagtgCTTAATGCAAAAGGAACTGGAACTTAAGAACTGAAACTGGGATCTAGATATAACCACATTCAGTCTCGATTTCTTTAAACCATCCCTTTTGGAAGATTCCACTCCACTGTTAGGGTGGTTCAGCTTCTTTGAATCAGGAACATGTGGAGAGATAGATTCGCGATTGCGCTTCTTCATGGCTGAGAATGAAAATGGTCATATATCCACAGAATTAATGCCACCAAAATCGTGAAGAactgatatttaatttattgcttATTcaggaaaagagaaatgaaagaaactttTCTGATTCATAAAAAAGCTGAAAGTATCTCCCTCGGAAAAGCAAGCTTGAGaatattaaagaacaaaaagaaaatcccaaacacaataatataaaaaactaattgaaaaGATTCGATACAACATGAAAGTGGAAGCATCAACataataaatagaattaaaaaggGCAACACAGAGAATCTTGcttccataaaaagaaaagaaaaggcacaaAGCTCCAGTTTTGCTTCAGCTCTAATCCAAAATTCACTatgccaaaaacaaaacaaaaccatccggaaaaaaaaaatgaaaaaagaaaaaaaagaagaaacttcCAAGAAATACCCACCACCAAAAAACACTTGATATCAAAAACCAGACATCCAACCAAATAGCCAAAAACCCcaccaagaaaaatgaaaaagcattCAATTTCTGAATTGACAAACGAAACAGCACACACCTGACCGTAGCTTCCTTGGAACAGTTGCATGATCAACACCATCGCAATCATCCAAAAACTGCTTTGGAATTCAACCAAAAcattagaaaagaaaacgaaattATGAAGTGAAATTCgtacagcaaaaaaaaaagtaaaattcaaaCAGGAATCTAAttagtgaaaagaaaaaaaaaagaaattaacaagtaaaatccgtacacaaaaaaaaaagtaaacttcAAACAGGAAACTAATTAATGAAAAGCAACTAACTCATAATTAATGGACTTACCTTTCTGGGAAGCTTGAATCTTTTGTTGCTTGTACTAACAACACCAATAAAAGTAGACGGTGCTTGAACTTCTTTGTCAGACTCctcacaaccaccaccaccacccatctcacacttcttttctttctccacCTCGTAACTACAACTccctttattaatattattattaacagcACTCAATCTTTTAATTCTCTTCGATTTCTCCAAAGAAACAACAAAGTCACCACCATTCGAaccttgaaaaaatcataaaaaataagagaccAGATACTTCTACTAGGAATAGCTAACAAAGCAGAGAGCATGGAATCATAGACACGCATTATCAGTGGAACTCTTATCACAAAATCAGAATATGAATAAAACAGATAACGACAAATCTTCATTTGgggttttgtttatttgtttttaagtaaaagacatgaattttttttccttggggaccagaaataattaaatttgaaatttagaaaaagaaatcaccAGAGAGAAGCTTGTGTCCAGATTGCTTAATCTGTTGTCTTGAGAACCGACTGGCTCTTGGCCTCACGTCTTTACTCTTGTCCATTTCTATCatcttttaatcattttaacacactaacaccaccaccaccaccaccagcagcTCTACTTCTGCTtcctcaaaaaccaaaaaaatccagCCAGAATAAG from Populus trichocarpa isolate Nisqually-1 chromosome 5, P.trichocarpa_v4.1, whole genome shotgun sequence includes these protein-coding regions:
- the LOC7493963 gene encoding uncharacterized protein LOC7493963 isoform X1; protein product: MIEMDKSKDVRPRASRFSRQQIKQSGHKLLSGSNGGDFVVSLEKSKRIKRLSAVNNNINKGSCSYEVEKEKKCEMGGGGGCEESDKEVQAPSTFIGVVSTSNKRFKLPRKFLDDCDGVDHATVPRKLRSAMKKRNRESISPHVPDSKKLNHPNSGVESSKRDGLKKSRLNVKQPSPDWSREQSVRGPITKDEEEVVETLYSLAGMFTDNEEPKNDCKLDNTSLDASPSTLQEPTVKEDLNLISLRRIDEAAEKTLLDETPRVDYLNKPGAQERPYLPTDKIQGELGSRATQMNLPPILAKQEELKSLCNSINLFIAPEQYRNTPKVKHSTRLETSLERKPDIALGLTTTVSQLDQRHTICQSKNNGPALWPGLSSTVSSGACNHGSSSQSSATKFPSWMDTALGATRPNSFQNCSSIGKVSKVSTDKRSLKRSTTHVYISHLIRVLQIPESKDSLPLHLNQPRPQDILRQGAFMTMNDFNGNRNGLNGATSARAIINMVDKNSNQVEMGTLLQRTLQDQPQTSSASGVHNSQKQTFNFLSLSADGSGLEANNSSSGVGKRSEQSAQLQFPYLHSHLQQQHSTLVPFPMSQTYYSSSSHPDQPAAAQQAQIQQPSYLGHLYCGTRASPTGFTKQQQKQSQQQQQLQHQQNRLWAAQLAAAQYRTLGNSTAMTQFPNWQNGRQDSPAQISFAQTIIPTSSSQEAIGPKHAQISQQQQLMTITTLPHARVRRQDHHLSSVYEETGGGFRTGGALPLQLLCNESL
- the LOC7493963 gene encoding uncharacterized protein LOC7493963 isoform X2 translates to MIEMDKSKDVRPRASRFSRQQIKQSGHKLLSGSNGGDFVVSLEKSKRIKRLSAVNNNINKGSCSYEVEKEKKCEMGGGGGCEESDKEVQAPSTFIGVVSTSNKRFKLPRKFLDDCDGVDHATVPRKLRSAMKKRNRESISPHVPDSKKLNHPNSGVESSKRDGLKKSRLNKQPSPDWSREQSVRGPITKDEEEVVETLYSLAGMFTDNEEPKNDCKLDNTSLDASPSTLQEPTVKEDLNLISLRRIDEAAEKTLLDETPRVDYLNKPGAQERPYLPTDKIQGELGSRATQMNLPPILAKQEELKSLCNSINLFIAPEQYRNTPKVKHSTRLETSLERKPDIALGLTTTVSQLDQRHTICQSKNNGPALWPGLSSTVSSGACNHGSSSQSSATKFPSWMDTALGATRPNSFQNCSSIGKVSKVSTDKRSLKRSTTHVYISHLIRVLQIPESKDSLPLHLNQPRPQDILRQGAFMTMNDFNGNRNGLNGATSARAIINMVDKNSNQVEMGTLLQRTLQDQPQTSSASGVHNSQKQTFNFLSLSADGSGLEANNSSSGVGKRSEQSAQLQFPYLHSHLQQQHSTLVPFPMSQTYYSSSSHPDQPAAAQQAQIQQPSYLGHLYCGTRASPTGFTKQQQKQSQQQQQLQHQQNRLWAAQLAAAQYRTLGNSTAMTQFPNWQNGRQDSPAQISFAQTIIPTSSSQEAIGPKHAQISQQQQLMTITTLPHARVRRQDHHLSSVYEETGGGFRTGGALPLQLLCNESL